A genomic window from Micromonospora sp. WMMA1947 includes:
- a CDS encoding roadblock/LC7 domain-containing protein, which produces MSQEARDLSWLVNAFAERVPGVAHAVVVSSDGLLVAISAHLPRDHADKLAAVTSGLMSITAGAAQMFDGDVVKQTVVEMGRGYFLVMQIRDGSILATLAGADADIGVVGYEMARLAKQAGEMLTPALRAELQQALPR; this is translated from the coding sequence TTGAGCCAGGAGGCACGCGACCTGAGCTGGCTGGTGAACGCGTTCGCCGAGCGCGTTCCGGGGGTGGCGCACGCGGTGGTGGTGTCCTCCGACGGCCTCCTGGTGGCGATCTCGGCGCACCTGCCGCGCGACCACGCGGACAAGCTCGCCGCGGTGACCTCCGGCCTGATGAGCATCACCGCCGGGGCGGCCCAGATGTTCGACGGTGACGTCGTCAAGCAGACGGTGGTCGAGATGGGGCGCGGCTACTTCCTGGTGATGCAGATCCGCGACGGCTCGATCCTGGCCACGCTGGCCGGGGCGGACGCCGACATCGGTGTGGTCGGCTACGAGATGGCGCGGCTGGCCAAGCAGGCGGGCGAGATGCTCACCCCGGCGCTGCGCGCCGAACTGCAGCAGGCGCTGCCGCGCTGA